In Isachenkonia alkalipeptolytica, the sequence CATAGGGCATAATACTGTCTGTAGCTCCGAATAATCTCAGTATCGGCTCAAGAAATAAATTACCGAAGAAGGCCAAAAGCGAACCGAGCAACAGTACCATTAATACTGCCGTAGCACCGGTGCGCTCCGCCTCCTGATGTTCGCCTCTACCAAGGCTTCTCGATATGTAAGAAGCCGCTCCCATTCCCACAGCAATTCCCAGTGCGGAAATCAGCATAAAAAAAGGGAAGGCTACGGATACGGCTCCAATAGCCGATGTTCCGATCCGCCCCACAAATATGGTATCCACCACATTATAGATTCCATTAACCACCATTCCGATGATCGATGGAATCGCCAGTGTAATCAAAGTTTTCTTCACGTTAGGGCTGTTCAATAATTCTTTTCGTTTATCGATCCTGCTCATATTACCGCTCCTTTAATTATTATGAATTTGTGTTCATATTTTCTCAAAAGAATAATCGCTATAATAACTTATCAGCGACATTCTTTAAATAATCCATATTTTCTTGATCTTCCTCAATAAATTCATTAACCAAATTAATGGTAATCAGCATCAGGTTCTTCTGGATTCGTTTAATAAAATCCTCTTCAAAGGTTTTTCCTTCTTCTTCTTCTAAATCCTTTAGCAGTCTTCGAAAGATCCGGGTGTACTCTGCTTGAATCTCTAAAAACTTTTCGTCCTTATATAAGTCATGTTTCATCAACTCGCTACCAATTCCACGTCTTTGGCTGATTTCTTCATAAAGTCTTTCCAGAAATAAGTGAAGTTTCTTCCTGGATTCCTCCTCTTTATCCAAAATAACCTCAAGGTTTCTTAATGTTTCCCTCCAGCTTAAATATACAACAGTGGTGGTCAGTTCCTCTTTATCCGAGTAATAGTTATACAGAGTCCCTACAGCAATACCGGATTCTTTGGCGATCATACGCATGCTTATTGCGGAATAACCGTGTTTTCGTATCAACTGTACCACAGCATTGAAAATTTTTTGTTCAATGTTTTCGATAATTTTTGGCATTACCTCTTAACCACCTTTTCTTACTCATCCTTAATGAACACTCATTCATAATACCATATAAATCACCAAAAGTAAAGCCCCGGCAGTGAATCACTGCCGGGGCTTGGGTTTTGCAAAGCTCTTTATTTTTTTACTCTTGAATCAGGTCCTCTACAATGGCATTGGTCTCCTCGGCAACCGTCATCATGGTCTCAGCGATGACGCCTCCGAAAGGCTGTGCCACTTCACCGGAATTCAATTGTGCAATATAGGTGTTTCCGTCACTCTTTTCATATACGGCAATTCGGCAAGGCATCAAAGGGGATACCATCCGGGCATCGTCATGTTGTAAAATAGCTGCTGAGTGCTCTCCGGAGCAAACGGCGAGGATTTTAATATTTTCGATTTCATATCCTTTATCACCAAGAATTTCCTGATAATCGAATTCACCCACCACAGACCAACCGGCATCGGCGACGTTGTCTTTCAATCGATTTACGGTTTCATCAAAGTCATAAAGACTTTGGTTCTCAAGAATCATTTCCATTTCCATGGCCGCCTCTTCCATAAAGAGATGGGGGAAGTTCTTTTCTAGAGCCTCGGCGGCAGCAGGATTATCTAAGGGTCTTTTGTTGTTTGCCCAACCGGGATTGGTGTTTTGTCTGCCTCGATTCAGCTGTTGCGGAAGGATTAGGTCCCTGATCATCTCGTGGGTTTCCTCCGCTACGGTTGCCATGGTTTCCGCTATAACGCCGCCAAAGGGTTGCGCCACTTCACCGGAATTCAGTTGTGCAATGTAAGTATTTCCGTCGGATTTTTCATAAATAGAGATGGTGCAAGGCATCAAAGGGGATACCATACGCTCGTGGTCCAGTTCTAAAATAGCGGCAGAATGTTGACCGGAGCAAACGGCAAAAATTTGTATGTTATCAATTTCGAAGCCTCGGTCTGCCAAAATCTCTTGATAATCAAATACCTGAACGACGGACCATCCCGCCTCCTTTACGTTTTCCTCGAATCGCCGGGTGGTCTCTTCAAAATCATATCGGCTTTCATACTCTAAAACCATTTCCATCTGTGATTCCTGTTGCTCTTGTTGTTCCTGTTGCTGACTGGCGGCCATTATCGGAGCCTGAATCAGACCCAATAACAACACCAGGGTCATAGTAACGGTAATTACTCGTTTCGCTGTCTTTTGCATTTTTATTTCCTCCTTATATGATATGTTTTATTTTTTTCTTATGGCTATCATATAGACTTTGAGGAAATGGTTCAGTGATAAAGTCACAAAAGGCTGCTCCATCGGATAATTTTCCTCCCCTACCTCACTCAGTACTCACGCAAGAAGGGGTCTTTAGTATTTCTTTGGTTCAGCCGCTAACATATATTTCAGATACTATTATAGGACATGGGATTTCCTGATATCCCAGCGCTAAATAAAGTTTTATTCCTCGGGGATTAAAATCCCTCACTTCAAATTTCTAGGTTGCAAATGAAGAGTCAACCTGTGAGATTCGGTTTCTCCCTTGTTCTTTTGCAGTATATAACATTTTATCCGTGCGATTAACCCAGTCTTCAATGGCTTCTCCACCCTTAAGCTCTGCTACACCAATACTGACGGTTACCGTTGGAATTTGGGGAGCGATACTACTGAAATCAACCGCTTCAAGAGAGGAACGAATTCTTTCCGCAATTTGCCATGCCGTTGGACCATTTGTATGATGAAAGATAACTGCAAACTCTTCTCCGCCAATCCGGCAAGGATGATCCCCTTCTCTTATGTTTTCTCTGATCACTTCTGCCAGTTTCTTAAGGACCTGATCGCCCTTTGGATGGCCGTAGGTATCATTGAATTTTTTAAAATGATCGATATCCAGATAAATCATGGTTACGGGGGTTTTGCTTTTGTTTGGGTTTTCTCTTATTTCAGAAAGAACCTCCTCAAAGTAACGACGATTGAAGAGCCTCGTCAAACTGTCCGTAATGCTTATGTGAGTCAATTCACTTACCCGTTCATCCGACTGCTCCTGACGCTTTCTAAACATTCGGATACGATCCGCCAAAGCGAAGGAAAGAAGTATGGACTCCAATGCCACCGAAGCCGTCACAGCATATAGTGTCACAAAACTATGTTCTAAGATTCCAGCCCCCCGCAGTGCGAAGATAATGATCGTACTGAAAAGCACTGCTGTTGCCATCAAATAATATTTGGAAATAGTCTGCCCTTTACGATAGGCAATAATTGCTGTTGAAAAAATGAGAAAAGGCAAGGTAAACCCCATCAGATACGCCAGCCCATTGGCATAGTACTGATTCCCCGACAATACCAACAATATGCCAATTCCACAAATAGCCATACATAGAAGAGCAGGATATTTTGCTTTAGGGACAAATCGTGGATAATTAATAAAGTGCCAAGCAAACAATAAGCCGAAAATAACCGCAATAAACGTAGTAGCAAGGGCATACAATTCCAGAATCTGCGCCCACTGAAAGTGTATGATTTTCAAAAAACCTGTTACCGACGTCTGATAAATAATCATAAACATTATGTAACCCACATAAAAAATATATGTCCGGTCTTTTAATGCAAAGAATAGCACCAGGTTATATAACAACATGGCCAGCATGATGCCATACATCGATGAAAGCATTGCTACCATTCGTAACTGTACCCCGGAAAAATGGTTTCGCTCCACCATAGCCATCGTAAAATTTTTGGAGTACGTGCTTTCTACTCTACTATATATCGGTCTTTCCGGATCAAGGTTTTCCGGCAGTTGAAAGACCGGAAAAATAAAACCGGTTTCATCCTGCATCTTACTGTTATAAAATCCTCCCTTATAGGGGATGTAGCCCTCTTCTTCTTGATCGATTATTGGTAAATATATTTCAATTCTTTCGATCCCTGAGTAATCGTAGTAAAGAAGATATTCGTTCCAGGGATCCGGCATCTTCTCCTCAGGGAGTTCTTTCAAACTGGTTCGAATCCAATGGGCATCTTTTGTTAATCCAAACTGAAAAACATTTGCTTCATGCTCTCGAAAAGCTTCATCGTGTTTTCGATCTAACAGCTGATCAATAGTAATCTCTCTGCTAGGGTCCCGGAGAACCTCCGAGAGGCTCCCTAAGGGTTCAGGCTCCCCTTTTAGAGAAACATCAGCTCCCCAGACCGGGGTAATGCCATTTAAGAGTAACATGATTACAATTATTATAAAGAATCCTTTTCTTTTCATATTTTTCTCCCGAATTATCCAGTATTTTTGATCACACTACCTTCAAGTCAACTTACAATGCTTTGTCCTTTGGCAACTTTCTCCCTTGGCGTTGTTTTCCTTAATCATTGCTATGAATTGTCCGGCAAGTACCGGGTCAATTTGTTTACCAGCGCAGGCTGAAATTT encodes:
- a CDS encoding TetR/AcrR family transcriptional regulator, producing the protein MPKIIENIEQKIFNAVVQLIRKHGYSAISMRMIAKESGIAVGTLYNYYSDKEELTTTVVYLSWRETLRNLEVILDKEEESRKKLHLFLERLYEEISQRRGIGSELMKHDLYKDEKFLEIQAEYTRIFRRLLKDLEEEEGKTFEEDFIKRIQKNLMLITINLVNEFIEEDQENMDYLKNVADKLL
- a CDS encoding DUF302 domain-containing protein, encoding MQKTAKRVITVTMTLVLLLGLIQAPIMAASQQQEQQEQQESQMEMVLEYESRYDFEETTRRFEENVKEAGWSVVQVFDYQEILADRGFEIDNIQIFAVCSGQHSAAILELDHERMVSPLMPCTISIYEKSDGNTYIAQLNSGEVAQPFGGVIAETMATVAEETHEMIRDLILPQQLNRGRQNTNPGWANNKRPLDNPAAAEALEKNFPHLFMEEAAMEMEMILENQSLYDFDETVNRLKDNVADAGWSVVGEFDYQEILGDKGYEIENIKILAVCSGEHSAAILQHDDARMVSPLMPCRIAVYEKSDGNTYIAQLNSGEVAQPFGGVIAETMMTVAEETNAIVEDLIQE
- a CDS encoding sensor domain-containing diguanylate cyclase, encoding MKRKGFFIIIVIMLLLNGITPVWGADVSLKGEPEPLGSLSEVLRDPSREITIDQLLDRKHDEAFREHEANVFQFGLTKDAHWIRTSLKELPEEKMPDPWNEYLLYYDYSGIERIEIYLPIIDQEEEGYIPYKGGFYNSKMQDETGFIFPVFQLPENLDPERPIYSRVESTYSKNFTMAMVERNHFSGVQLRMVAMLSSMYGIMLAMLLYNLVLFFALKDRTYIFYVGYIMFMIIYQTSVTGFLKIIHFQWAQILELYALATTFIAVIFGLLFAWHFINYPRFVPKAKYPALLCMAICGIGILLVLSGNQYYANGLAYLMGFTLPFLIFSTAIIAYRKGQTISKYYLMATAVLFSTIIIFALRGAGILEHSFVTLYAVTASVALESILLSFALADRIRMFRKRQEQSDERVSELTHISITDSLTRLFNRRYFEEVLSEIRENPNKSKTPVTMIYLDIDHFKKFNDTYGHPKGDQVLKKLAEVIRENIREGDHPCRIGGEEFAVIFHHTNGPTAWQIAERIRSSLEAVDFSSIAPQIPTVTVSIGVAELKGGEAIEDWVNRTDKMLYTAKEQGRNRISQVDSSFAT